The Nothobranchius furzeri strain GRZ-AD chromosome 8, NfurGRZ-RIMD1, whole genome shotgun sequence sequence TGGAAGGAGGAGTGCTTCGGTCTCACCGGTCAGAGTGCTAGCATGTTAGCTTCCGGACGGCTAGCTTCGAATCAGACGGGAGGATTCTAGCTGTTTTCGTTGTTAATGTGTTAAAAATACAGTTTGGTGAATGAAACGTAGGCGGGAATTCTCAGCAGGAGTGTTAAGATCAGAAATGttctaaattattattttatatgttcaCTTTTGGCTGAAATCTGCTGTTTTTTGGGCTGCATGAAGTGAAAATACGTAAATGCTCCTTTAGAGAATTTAGTCTAGGTCTTTGTTTTGATCTTTGTCTAAAATGGGACGGAGGAAGTGAAAAGGCTGAAGATGACGAGGCTTTGTGTCTGCAGTTCCTTTTGGTATCTTCAGCATTTGTTGTCGTCCACAGCGGAGCTGGTGGTGGATAAAGCCATGGAGCTGAAGTTTGTCGGAGGCGTTTATGGTGGAAACATCAAACCGACTCCCTTCATCTGCCTCACGCTGAAGATGCTTCAGATCCAACCGGAGAAAGACATCATCGTTGAGTTCATAAAAAACGAAGATTTTAAGTGAGTCCCCATCAAAGAAAGACAAACCCCGTTTCTTTATTTCATCATCTCACCACGACATTCTCGGATCTGTAGTCCCTTCGAGTCATTCTGGTTTTGCGGTTTTATTCAGGTGAAAGGATCAAGTTTGGGTCAGGACTGGACTCAGGAAACATGAACTTATTGTCCTGAACATTTCACcggaagtcaaataaaaatggaaaAGTAATTCCTGAAAGATTTTCACTACTGATGCCCTTGTTGTGGTGGTTGTACGTGGTGATAGTGGTGCGCGTCGTTAATGTTTTGGTCCCATTTGTcctcgtcacacactggtgaagtgatatcgccacatttgacccatcctcgtggggagaggtgagctggagggggtggggggtgcacacgttccgctgctgtttctcaccagtatcagctgatggagggctctagtgtcGTTGCACCCTTTGTGTCagcagacacggtagggtcggggaggggggtggggcaggacgcttagcctggcgggtgggcaggcttataaagcgctggggaaaCCCTGATATTGTTCTGCTCCGCATCCGACTCCTTAAAGCCAAACCAAGTCCAAATGACCGATGTTGCACCGGTCTTCTTTACGAGAACCTCCTCCACAGGCTCCATGctttcagcttcaacagatgccgCTTGACGATGACGTCATCAACGTGCGCTATCGCGATAGATCGATAGTCAAACTCTCTACCGTTGACCAAATTAATATCATTTCTACCGTTTACACCGCCCACCCctaggtgaaactctaggattaagaaagcctgacagatctacgttacaccgtcacttaacattcacggactcatgacggggaaggctgttgttggtttagtccaggaaaccgcagagagcatctctgctagtagaagctaaccattagcattagcaactccaccacacagcagaactctgctGCAACAGATTGGTCCTTGCTCATTTAAGCAGTTCTGTGCTTTTTTGCTTTGAGTTTTGCTTGCCAGACATTTATTCCCACCAGAGGTCGCCGCGGCGTGTAAATGAGTTTCCCACGCCTTAAAGGGAGTTCAGACCGAAGCAGACATCTTTATTTGTGTTCACTTCTCCTCCTGTTTACTCAGGTACGTCCGTTTGCTGGGAGCGATGTACATGAGGCTAACCGGCACCGCCGTGGACTGTTATAAGTACCTGGAGCCGCTGTACAACGACTACAGAAAGGTCAAATGTCAGAACAGGAATGGAGGTGAGCTGCTGGTTAATCAAGCCTGTCGTTTTTCAGCAGAGGAGACAGAAATCCTCGGTTTTATCATCTTCAACCGTTCAAGATAAAAGACTCCTGACACTAACATCTTGTTTCTGTCGGGGAAGGAGCTGCAGCAGTTTTTCATGTTTTATGATGTTTCTGTAATCATTTTATTGTTTATGTTGATCGTTTCTAGTGAAGCGCCTAAAAGCGTTGAGTAAAAGAATCCTTTCCTCTTCTAAAGAAATATAACCGACATCTTTGCTCACATCAGTCCAGCCTTGTTCCTCATCCTGGATTATAATCTAGGAGTTCTTTATGATCTCAACAtgattttcttttcttctcttcCAGAGTTTGAGTTGATGCATGTCGACGAGTTCATCGATGAGCTTCTTCATgcagagagagtgtgtgacaTCATCCTGCCCCGCCTACAGGTGAGTTCACCTGATGGTCCCAAAACCAGGACAGAACCCTGATCCAGACCAGAACCCCCGATAAGACGTTTTGTTACATTTCTGCTGATTTCTCGATTCCCAGTTTCAGTCGTTTCTATGGAAACATGATGTTTTAGctcctaactcaagggatgagcctcGGGTACCAGCAGAGACACGACCTGTTCTCACGATGAAACACATCAGAGTAAAACTTGGTTTTCCTGGAACACGATGCATGAGTTCCCAGCAGATCTTCCTCTGCTTGACTCATCAGGAATGTTCTCGGCTCTCAGGAGGAAAATCATCCCTCCGAATACGGACTGGATCAGCTGTTTCTGTCTTCGTGTTGGtcggatgaaaccagtttgggatgaatgacccacacttgtgtagcacctttctgagtcagagggctccaaagcgctttacagagagtcattcatccattcacacacacgttcacacgctggtggtgatgagctacgatgtagccacagctgcacgggcgccaccggtccctctgaccaccaccagcaggtaaggagggttaagtgtcttgcccaaggacacgagcgaacgggatttgaacctgcaaccctccaattGAGGGGCgggaacaaatgctgttgcctggcagaccgagagggcggagccaataacacacgcacgctcacaacggcactgtgacatcatatggtaccagctgatgTCATATATCTTAGCCAGTaacgacggcagatttaaatgcagtgcagagttttacctgaagagggcgcaacgcgGACAGCTTTAGGTAGGAAGTGTACATTTTAACTAAGGTGCACTAAAGTACTGCACGTGTCTGTGATTAGACTCTCGTTTGTTTAGTTAATCTGCAAAAAGTTGACTTGCTCTTAAAGAAGCTCTTGTCCAGTAActtgatgtttgtttgtttgtttgtttgtttacagaagAGACAGGTTCTGGAGGAGGCCGAGATGTTGGACCCACGGATCAGCGCTCTGGAGGAGGACCTGGACGAAGTGGAGAGCAGCGAGGATGAGGACGAGGAGGAAGAGAAGGTGATGAGCGAAGCCCCCTGCTGGTCATTTAGTAGAAAACAGTTTAGATGAGTCTGGTGTGCCTCTCCCTTTCTGGAATCCTGGAAGATACAAGctgcagaaggttgcaggttcaatcccagctcagaccagagaaggctgctgttgggtccttgcctgctggtggcggctGGAGGGACCGAGGGCGCCGGCCTCGTCtctcagagcgccccagggcagctgtggctgcatcatagctcatccccagcagtgtgtgaatgggtggatgactgattgttttgtaaagtgccttggggggctgtataaccctaagaaggcgctgtacaaatacaggctcCCCATTTACCGTTTGGAAATGAGCGTTGAAGGTCCAGATTGGTTCTTCGTTACAATAATCAGTTGTAAAACGGGATCCTCGGCCCGTTTAAACGCGACTGATCGGCTTTGTGATCGTTTTCCCTTCGTCTGCAGATGGAGAGGCAGCCGAGCCCAGAGCCTCACAGacgtggttaccgtgacaacgacCGGCCACGTCGCTCCCCGTCACCCCGCTACAGACGCAGCCGCTCGCCCAGACGGTTCTGCTGCTCTTTTTTCTTACCACATTTATGAATCTTGTGTCAGAAACCCACCGACTCTGCCGTGCTAGAGAACTAAACGTGATGCTTTGGCTTTTCAGGAGGAGCAGATCTCCAAAGAGACGAAGGTACGGCTCTGATCCAGCAGCCATTGTGGTTGTAGCCtgtttgtgtttgactctgatgTGTCGTTCAACAGCCCGTCGCCTCGCAGAGACCGCCATCGCAGCAAGAGCCCCCACCGGCACCGCAGTCGCTCCAGAAACAGGCGGCACCGCTCCAAATCCCCCGGTGGGTAGATCCCGACCGCCGCTGGCGTCCGGTTAAAATCACCGCTCGCTTTTCCTACGAGCTGCTGGTGGAGTCGTGCTGAGTCATGACTCTAGTTTCTAACCTCCACATCCACCCATCTATGAATGAatgcattcattcatccatcagtACCTGGGCAGATGGGCAGGGTGCCCCAGAACAGGTCAGGTTAGGGTCAGGAGGGGGTTGGACCTGTATATGTTTTTATGGAGCTAGCTTAAACTGCTGTTCCAAATAAAGAACGAGGCCATTTTAAATATCTACTATTGTCGGATTTTATCGAGGGAGGCGCCGATCTGATTTAAAAGCATCGAGATGTGGAGGAAAAAAACGCGTTtaacttttaaaacaacaaatgacGTTTTAAATGGAGATTTTCAAATGGAATAATGATGTCTTAGTTTTAGTGTCAACACGTTTATCTACATCcgtttatttgtttgttgtaCAAAAACAACACGTAACGCCACAGTTTACAGCAGGCAGGGATTCAGACACCTACATGTCTGACGGGACAGCAGTAGAGCAGGTtggccagtaatcggaaggttcaatcccggctcccaccagagaattctgctgttgtgcccttgagcaagacacttaacacaccttgcctgctggtggtggtcggagggaccggtggcgccagtgctcggcagcctcgcctctgtcagagcgccccagggcagctgtggctacatcgtagctcatccccaccggtgggtgaatgtgtgtgtgaatggatgaatgactgattctgttgtatagcgccttggggggttgtaggacccccccccaaggcgctgtacaaaaacaggccatttatgcAGCTGTTAGCAAGCAGGCCAACGCAGAGCTAACATGTCTGcagcttggtggtattttaaactgtgtgtgtgtgtgtgtgtgtgtgtgtgtgtgtgtgtgtgtgtgtgtgtgtgtgtgtgtgtgtgtgtgtgtgtgtgtgtgtgtgtgtgtgtgtgtgtgtgtgtgtgtgtgtgtgtgtgtgtgtgacgtgctGGGAAGGACGGCTCCGTGATTCACTACTTCCACTTCAGCTGTTGCCTTCGGGCGCCAACAAAGCAAATCAGCGGTCTCCATTAACTCCCAGTTTGCCACCAGCAGTTCCAGTTCACAGAGCCAGATGCACGAATGAACAAAGAGAACCGACTAACAATGTTGGGTTGTGTTATGCAGCTCGCTGCTGCTTTTACATGTATTAATAATATAAAGGGGGTTTTAAATCAGTGCCCTTCCTAAATAAGAGTGAAACTTAAAGGACGACTAGCGTTTCCTTTTCATCTGAACGCTTTCCTGAAAGGATCCGATCGGAACTCATCCTTCCTGCTCCTAGCTCTTCCATCGGAATGTTTTTGCTTCCGGGATCATCTTTTCTCTGTTTCACTTTTCTTCTTCGACATAATCAGCTGAGCGGGTCAGAAACCGGTATTGGCCCAGAAAATCTACATCGGCCCATCTTCCCCTAAAACTGGTTCCGCTCAGACGGGTTTGATTCAGACGGAAGTAGAACAGCTGTTTAGGTTTGCATGAGGAAAGTCCTGAAGCCCCCCTGAACTTGTGTTCACCGTGTGATTGTTGCGATCCAGGTCACCACCGGAGCCACCGACACCGCAGCCACTCCAAGTCTCCAGAGAGGTGAGTCGCACCTGAGCGGGGCGCGGCCGATCCAGGATGAAGCTTGTTGCTGTTAGCTAAAGTTTTTATCTGCAGGTGTTTTGTCTTCATAATCAAATCTTGTTTTCTTACAGGAGTTCAAAAAAGAGTCACAAGAAGAGCCGAAGAGAAAAAGACTGAGTCTCCTGTCCCACAGATTTTCCCTTTTTACCGTCAGAGATCCAAACCCAACCCGGAACGTTTGGTTAAAGTTTGGAATtgtgtaaatacatttttttttccaGTTGTTTCTGTAGGAAGAACGATCAGAAATAAAGACTCTGCTTCATGTTTAGTTTTTCTGAGTTATTAAgagatttcaaaataaagtttttAGAAGATAAACCTCATTTAGATTTGCTTCATGCTTCATGTTACAACCCAGCTCTTCTACGAAATCTAGGGTAACGCTGAGGATGCATACTCAGTTAAAATGGTTAAAGTGTTGAACAGAACAGACGTAGAACACAAAGTAAAGAACACTGAGGACTGTCGGTAGCAACAAAACTAGTAACTCATCTCTAATCGTCCAACTGTACTACAAAACACGCTGAAAGAGTTCAGGTGACCCAGATATGGtagcgcaaggaaacgccatcacagGAGCCATCTGCCCCAGCAGCAGCAGACCAACCGAAGCAGCCAGGCATCAACACCAGGTGCAAAGGGGAGGGAGGGAATGGCCCCACCTCCATCCAAGCACTACCCAGAGGGTACCACGGCAGCAACCGTTGACCACcgcccccgaggcagagggcccccacctaGGAAACGCTGGAAGAAAGGTTAATACAAGACAAAATATGAAATAACAAGAGCTAATATAATAGTAAATGTAAGTTCATAAGTAACCAACCAGGTGCGAGCTCGCGGATCGCATCAGTAATCTGCGCTCCTGCACAGGAGGAGGAGACGCAAACCTGCTTAGATGCTGGaaaccaagggcgtaggaaccgggtgggacgtgtcccctccaatattggacaaacgcgcatttgtcccccctaataacatggagaagaaaaagattgattttgaaatatttgactcgcgagcttttattttgaaagacaccgcggacttctctccgacacagcccctcccctcaggtagtCAGACAGGCTGAGAGTAGCAGGAGTCAGAGCAGACACAGGTGTCGGTGTCAGAGACAGatggcagcagctcagcgagttcttctcatgggcaaaaaaagaaagaaaggaattgtgagttggtaataatttagtccaagaggataattgtatttctggtcaaacgctaaaatggctgactaacgtaaacatcttgctagttagcgttaaacattaaacaacactactagtcaacaaaaaatggcgaattttacagtaacagacaaaaaccatttgacacgaaataaataaaaaagtagaatctccacatgaaaatggagtttgtaagtgtgattgttgcttgtttgtgacattctcatcacatttcatttttaaaccttattcatgtcacttttttcatataagagaccagaggaagttcagcaggaaatgatgaaggtgagacaggcagcgccagacctgctgagggtgagacaggcagcgccagacctgctgagggtgagacaggcagcgccagacctgctgagggtgagacaggcagcgccagacctgctgagggtgagacaggcagcgccagacctgctgagggtgagacagagcaccagacctgctgagggtgagacagagcaccagacctgctgagggtgagacagagagcaccagacctgctgagggtgagacagagcaccagacctgctgagggtgagacagagagcaccagacctgctgagggtgagacaggcagcgccagacctgctgagggtgagacagggagcatcagacctgctgaggtgcaggtaggtgctacagcagagccgtgtccaggactttcaaaATAGGGTGGCCCATGTAGgacacttgttt is a genomic window containing:
- the LOC107373337 gene encoding pre-mRNA-splicing factor 38A isoform X2, with protein sequence MANRTVKDANSIHGTNPQYLVEKIIRTRIYESKYWKEECFGLTAELVVDKAMELKFVGGVYGGNIKPTPFICLTLKMLQIQPEKDIIVEFIKNEDFKYVRLLGAMYMRLTGTAVDCYKYLEPLYNDYRKVKCQNRNGEFELMHVDEFIDELLHAERVCDIILPRLQKRQVLEEAEMLDPRISALEEDLDEVESSEDEDEEEEKMERQPSPEPHRRGYRDNDRPRRSPSPRYRRSRSPRRRSRSPKRRSPSPRRDRHRSKSPHRHRSRSRNRRHRSKSPGHHRSHRHRSHSKSPERSSKKSHKKSRREKD
- the LOC107373337 gene encoding pre-mRNA-splicing factor 38A isoform X1 — protein: MANRTVKDANSIHGTNPQYLVEKIIRTRIYESKYWKEECFGLTAELVVDKAMELKFVGGVYGGNIKPTPFICLTLKMLQIQPEKDIIVEFIKNEDFKYVRLLGAMYMRLTGTAVDCYKYLEPLYNDYRKVKCQNRNGEFELMHVDEFIDELLHAERVCDIILPRLQKRQVLEEAEMLDPRISALEEDLDEVESSEDEDEEEEKMERQPSPEPHRRGYRDNDRPRRSPSPRYRRSRSPRRRSRSPKRRSPSPRRDRHRSKSPHRHRSRSRNRRHRSKSPVSSLRVHPVLNPQTAAEDSLPTSPSPPPRVLRRPNQTSTSWLLWTEPALCSYVNDLYVNML